Proteins from a single region of Candidatus Bathyarchaeota archaeon:
- a CDS encoding 4Fe-4S binding protein, whose product MMMWDIIGDILRLTVLAGLGVAGVLAILIWKKNLASRVTFLRFVIQAVSFATIFYIFSYTIPLLYVLISVFVMSLFLGRFFCGWLCPFAFVMDIVSVVRKALKIRYRLISEKLNNSLNKLRYVILLVFLLLPIGLWLLDPPPNMDFAIVMMQVLAGPFRPYGILLDPMVPLIVPWSSAPLIINEINFSYPYVQNIINYAGQNIGQILGIAFVAVTLVGSFFIRRVWCRFCPTGCSLAAVNKFKGFQKVPALYIEKDEEKCTKCGVCKRVCPAQVTEVYEQKGGKIITSMCMQCFRCVEMCPYQDTLKVKLGKKTVFKSRDWLQPPPE is encoded by the coding sequence ATGATGATGTGGGACATAATCGGTGACATACTAAGATTAACAGTACTTGCAGGCCTAGGCGTAGCAGGTGTTCTCGCAATTCTCATATGGAAGAAAAACCTAGCGTCACGAGTCACTTTTCTGAGGTTTGTTATTCAAGCAGTCTCTTTTGCAACTATATTTTATATTTTTAGCTATACCATTCCACTACTGTATGTTTTGATTTCCGTCTTCGTTATGTCCTTGTTTTTGGGCAGGTTTTTCTGCGGGTGGCTTTGCCCCTTTGCATTTGTCATGGACATTGTGAGTGTTGTTAGAAAAGCATTAAAAATACGGTATCGCCTTATTTCTGAAAAACTCAACAATAGCCTCAATAAATTGCGGTATGTTATCCTGCTGGTTTTCTTGCTTTTGCCTATTGGCTTGTGGTTGCTTGACCCTCCGCCAAACATGGATTTCGCAATAGTAATGATGCAGGTTTTAGCTGGACCTTTCCGTCCATACGGCATTCTGCTTGATCCCATGGTGCCGCTTATAGTGCCATGGTCAAGTGCGCCGTTAATAATTAATGAAATTAACTTTAGTTATCCCTATGTTCAAAACATTATCAATTACGCTGGGCAAAATATTGGTCAAATACTCGGCATAGCCTTTGTCGCTGTAACGCTTGTAGGTTCATTCTTTATTCGGCGTGTCTGGTGCCGCTTCTGCCCAACAGGTTGCTCTTTGGCGGCTGTGAATAAATTCAAGGGCTTTCAAAAGGTACCTGCACTTTACATTGAAAAGGATGAAGAGAAATGCACCAAATGCGGGGTTTGCAAGAGAGTCTGCCCAGCCCAAGTTACTGAAGTTTACGAGCAGAAAGGCGGAAAAATAATTACGTCTATGTGCATGCAATGCTTTCGCTGTGTGGAAATGTGCCCCTACCAAGACACATTGAAAGTAAAATTAGGTAAAAAAACCGTATTCAAGTCAAGAGACTGGTTACAACCACCACCTGAATGA